Proteins encoded together in one Gadus chalcogrammus isolate NIFS_2021 chromosome 18, NIFS_Gcha_1.0, whole genome shotgun sequence window:
- the exoc7 gene encoding exocyst complex component 7 isoform X5, producing the protein MIPTEDASARKKEIEEKLKQEQETLSFIRENLEKSDQLTKGMVSILSSFESRLMQLENSIIPVHKQTENLQRLQENVDKTLSCMDHVISYYHVAKDTDRIIREGPTGRLAEYLSCIAKIQKAVEYFQDNNPDSPELNTVKARFEKGKELLEAEFRNLLTRYSKPVPPILILDALTVDDELEVQEEVMLEHLPEAVLQDIICISGWLVEYGRNQDFMNVYFQIRSNQLDRSIKGLKDHFRKNSASSGVLYSPAVQTKRKDTPTKKAPKRPDHDPRVKHHSDALNEKHGAASGKDDVLDIEIDSYIHCISAFVKLAQSEYALLTEIIPEHHQKKTFDSLIQEALDNLMLEGDNIVSAARRAIMRHDYSAVLTIFPILKHLKNSKSDFDSTLQGTAASTKNKLPTLITSMESIGAKALEEFADSIKNDPDKEYNMPKDGTVHELTSNAILFLQQLLDFHETAGAMLASQETSSSASSYSSEFSKRLLSTYICKVLGNLQLNLLSKSKVYEDSALSAIFLHNNYNYILKSLEKSDLIALVKVTQKKAEVSYRELIEQQIQMYQRSWFRVTEHLTDRNMPVIQPYNKLKDKERQVIKDKFKGFNDGLEELCKTQKGWAIPDKEQRDFIRQAQKRVVSEGYRAFLHRCANIQFTKNPEKYHKYRPEQVEDMIERLFDTSA; encoded by the exons ATGATCCCAACCGAGGATGCATCCGCAAGGAAAAAGGAGATCGAGGAGAAACTGAAACAG GAGCAAGAGACGTTGTCATTCATCCGAGAAAATCTGGAGAAGAGTGATCAGCTGACTAAAGGAATG GTCTCCATTCTGTCATCATTTGAAAGCCGTCTCATGCAGTTGGAGAATTCAATCATACCGGTCCACAAGCAGACGGAGAACCTGCAACGGCTGCAGGAGAATGTGGATAAGACGTTGTCCTGCATGGACCATGTCATCAGCTACTACCATGTTGCTAAAGACACCGACAGGATCATACGAGAGGG TCCAACGGGCAGACTGGCAGAATACCTGTCCTGTATTGCTAAGATCCAGAAGGCAGTGGAGTATTTCCAGGACAACAACCCAGACAGTCCAGAACTCAACACAGTG AAAGCCCGCTTTGAGAAGGgcaaggagctgctggaggccgAGTTCCGCAACCTGCTGACCCGCTACAGTAAGCCCGTGCCCCCGATCCTGATCCTGGATGCCCTAACCGTGGACGACGAGCTGgaggtccaggaggaggtgatgcTGGAGCACCTACCTGAGGCAGTGCTGCAGGACATCATCTGCATCTCCGGCTGGCTGGTGGAGTACGGACGCAACCAGG ATTTTATGAACGTGTATTTCCAGATCCGCTCCAACCAGCTTGACCGCTCCATCAAAGGCTTGAAGGACCACTTTCGCAAGAACAGCGCCTCGTCGGGGGTGCTGTACTCGCCCGCTGTCCAGACCAAACGCAAGGACACCCCCACCAAGAAGGCTCCCAAGAGACCag ATCACGACCCGCGGGTCAAACATCACTCTGACGCCCTGAACGAGAAGCACGGGGCTGCCTCGG GGAAGGATGACGTGCTGGACATAGAGATCGACTCGTACATTCACTGCATCAGCGCCTTCGTCAAGCTGGCCCAGAGCGAGTATGCGCTGCTGACGGAGATCATCCCCGAGCACCACCAGAAGAAGACCTTCGACTCCCTGATCCAG GAGGCGCTGGACAACCTGATGCTGGAGGGAGACAACATCGTGTCGGCGGCGCGCAGGGCCATCATGAGGCACGACTACTCGGCCGTCCTCACCATCTTCCCCATCCTCAAGCACCTGAAGAACTCCAAGTCTGACTTCGACAGCACCCTCCAG GGGACGGCGGCTAGCACTAAGAACAAACTGCCCACTCTGATCACCTCCATGGAAAGCATAGGAGCCAAAGCTCTGGAGGAGTTTGCAGACAGCATCAAG AACGATCCGGATAAGGAGTACAACATGCCCAAGGATGGAACTGTCCACGAACTGACAAGCAAT GCCATCCTGTTCCTGCAACAGCTGCTGGACTTCCACGAGACGGCAGGAGCCATGTTGGCCTCTCAAG AGACCAGCTCCTCCGCCAGCAGCTACAGCTCAGAGTTCAGCAAAAGGCTCCTTAGCACGTATATAT gcaaGGTGCTGGGAAACCTACAGCTCAATCTGCTCAGCAAGTCCAAGGTGTATGAGGACTCTGCTCTGAGTGCCATCTTCCTGcacaacaactacaactacaTCCTCAAGTCCCTGGAGAA ATCGGACCTGATCGCCCTGGTGAAAGTGACCCAGAAGAAGGCTGAGGTTTCCTACAGAGAGCTGATCGAGCAGCAGATCCAGATGTACCAACGCAG CTGGTTCAGGGTCACGGAGCATCTGACCGACCGGAACATGCCCGTCATCCAGCCTTACAACAAG CTCAAAGACAAAGAGCGGCAAGTGATCAAAGACAAGTTCAAG ggcTTCAACGACGGCCTGGAGGAGCTGTGTAAGACCCAGAAGGGCTGGGCCATCCCGGACAAGGAGCAGCGAGACTTCATCCGCCAGGCCCAGAAGAGGGTGGTGTCTGAGGGCTACAGGGCCTTCCTGCACAG ATGCGCCAACATCCAGTTCACCAAGAACCCGGAGAAGTATCACAAGTACCGGccggagcaggtggaggacatGATCGAACGGCTGTTTGACACCTCTGCTTAA